The Rhea pennata isolate bPtePen1 chromosome Z, bPtePen1.pri, whole genome shotgun sequence genome includes a region encoding these proteins:
- the LOC134153618 gene encoding myogenesis-regulating glycosidase-like, producing the protein MYTFLPENFTPVKQKPSKELKPMLGAIVLGLILFIAAVVAWCYYTVSLRKAERLKTELMDLRADGFVIKNQNGEVVFRLAFRSGSLDLESCSKEGEILSCTRSDRGPLNFFIQTVKPKDTVMCYRVRWEEFAAGPAVEHTMFWEDAHWYGGSEMSTQHWPIRLAGYQEPVPYVTSDVYSFRDSFGGILERYWLSSKAAAIKINDSVPFHLGFNATERTLFFQARYKDSPYKPPPGQQPFPELSYRVCVGSDVTSIHKYMVRRYFNKPSKIPSENAFRYPIWSTWALYKNDIDQDKLLRFAEKIKKYRFNCSHIEIDDTYTQAYGDFDFDPIKFPNVTEMFTKLREDGFKVTLWTHPFINYNSSNFGVGIERQLFIKEPSGRLPAMVEWWNGIGAILDFTNPAARDWFQSHLRQLRHKYGISSFKFDAGETSYLPKQFSTFRPLSDPSIWSRRYTEMAIPFYELAEVRVGYQSQNISCFFRIIDRDSVWGYELGLKSLIPTVLTISMLGYPFISADMIGGNFFPNKTEGAVEIPDRELYIRWLELSAFMPSMQFSIPPWLYDKEVVEIAQKFTELHESLVAPLLLELAGEVTDTGDPIIRPIWWISPRDEAAHKIDSQFLIGDTLMVAPVLEMGKQERDVYLPAGKWRSYKGELFEKTPVLLTDYPVDLDEVAYFLWVS; encoded by the coding sequence atGTACACCTTCCTGCCTGAAAACTTCACCCCGGTGAAGCAGAAGCCCTCCAAGGAGCTGAAGCCCATGCTCGGGGCCATCGTGCTCGGCCTCATCCTCTTCATTGCTGCCGTGGTGGCCTGGTGCTACTACACAGTGTCCCTGCGGAAGGCAGAGCGACTGAAGACGGAGCTGATGGACCTGCGTGCGGACGGGTTTGTCATCAAGAACCAGAACGGAGAGGTGGTTTTCCGCCTGGCCTTCCGGTCGGGGAGCCTCGACCTGGAGTCGTGCTCCAAGGAGGGAGAGATTTTGAGCTGCACGCGGTCGGACAGGGGGCCGCTGAACTTCTTCATCCAGACGGTGAAGCCCAAGGACACGGTGATGTGCTACCGCGTGCGCTGGGAGGAGTTTGCGGCCGGCCCGGCGGTGGAGCACACCATGTTCTGGGAGGACGCCCACTGGTACGGGGGCTCGGAGATGAGCACCCAGCACTGGCCCATCCGCCTCGCGGGCTACCAGGAGCCCGTGCCCTACGTGACGAGCGACGTCTACTCCTTCCGGGACAGCTTTGGGGGCATCCTGGAGCGCTACTGGCTCTCGTCCAAAGCGGCGGCCATCAAGATCAATGACTCCGTACCCTTCCACCTGGGCTTCAACGCCACAGAGCGCACCCTCTTCTTCCAGGCCCGCTACAAGGATTCGCCCTACAAGCCCCCGCCGGGGCAGCAGCCTTTCCCCGAGCTGAGCTACCGCGTGTGCGTGGGCTCGGACGTCACCTCCATCCACAAGTACATGGTGCGCCGGTACTTCAATAAGCCCTCCAAGATCCCTTCCGAAAATGCCTTTCGCTACCCCATCTGGTCCACCTGGGCCCTGTACAAAAATGATATTGACCAGGATAAACTCTTGAGATTTGCAGAAAAGATTAAGAAGTACCGTTTTAACTGCAGTCACATTGAAATCGATGACACGTACACACAAGCATACGGGGACTTTGACTTTGACCCCATCAAGTTCCCCAATGTGACCGAGATGTTCACAAAACTGAGGGAGGATGGCTTTAAGGTGACCCTGTGGACTCATCCCTTCATAAACTACAATTCCTCCAATTTTGGGGTGGGGATCGAGCGCCAGCTGTTCATCAAGGAACCATCGGGACGGCTACCAGCCATGGTGGAGTGGTGGAACGGCATTGGGGCCATCCTGGACTTCACCAACCCGGCGGCCCGGGACTGGTTCCAGAGCCACCTGCGGCAGCTCCGCCACAAGTACGGCATCTCGTCCTTCAAGTTTGATGCTGGCGAGACTAGCTACCTACCCAAGCAGTTCAGCACCTTCCGGCCGCTGTCGGACCCCAGCATCTGGTCGAGGCGCTACACGGAGATGGCCATCCCCTTCTACGAGCTGGCCGAGGTGCGGGTGGGCTACCAGTCGCAGAACATCTCCTGCTTCTTCCGCATCATTGACCGCGACTCCGTATGGGGCTACGAGCTCGGCCTCAAGTCCCTCATCCCCACGGTGCTCACCATTAGCATGCTGGGTTACCCTTTCATTTCTGCTGACATGATCGGGGGGAATTTTTTCCCCAACAAGACGGAGGGTGCAGTGGAGATCCCAGACCGGGAGCTCTACATCCGGTGGCTGGAGCTGTCAGCCTTCATGCCCTCCATGCAGTTCTCCATCCCGCCCTGGCTCTACGACAAGGAGGTGGTGGAGATTGCGCAGAAGTTCACGGAGCTGCACGAGTCGCTGGTGGCCccgctgctgctggagctggccGGGGAGGTCACGGACACGGGCGACCCCATCATCCGGCCCATTTGGTGGATCTCTCCCCGCGACGAGGCCGCTCACAAAATCGACTCCCAGTTCCTCATCGGGGACACCCTCATGGTGGCCCCCGTGCTGGAGATGGGCAAGCAGGAGCGCGACGTCTACCTGCCGGCGGGCAAATGGCGCAGCTACAAGGGGGAGCTGTTTGAGAAGACGCCGGTGCTGCTCACAGACTATCCCGTTGACCTGGATGAAGTTGCCTATTTCCTCTGGGTTTCATAA